The following are encoded together in the Diabrotica undecimpunctata isolate CICGRU chromosome 7, icDiaUnde3, whole genome shotgun sequence genome:
- the LOC140446442 gene encoding zinc finger BED domain-containing protein 5-like, with amino-acid sequence MLRSFVVESIKPAKPLRHLETKHQELCEKSQSFFKIKASQLEQSKKTIIKIATGANNETEVLASYQVSLLVAKSGKPYTIAEELLLPSAKIMVFAMLREKTLKELNVISLFHSTVKNIIVDISENVKEQLILNIKTRRFYALQLDKSSDIRNYANLFAFVCYECNDGINENFLFYKPLPLHTTGEVLDDFMSTHEITWDKCVTVSMDGARAMIGTGTELSWRMKQINPSIIWHQINPSIFTFIEKH; translated from the coding sequence ATGCTACGAAGTTTTGTCGTCGAGTCGATCAAACCGGCTAAACCTCTACGTCATTTAGAAACAAAACATCAAGAGCTTTGTGAGAAATCTCAATCATTTTTCAAAATCAAAGCCTCACAATTAGAACAAagcaaaaaaacaataattaaaattgcTACTGGAGCTAATAACGAAACTGAGGTACTGGCGTCTTACCAAGTGTCCTTATTAGTTGCAAAAAGTGGTAAGCCTTACACCATTGCTGAAGAATTATTACTACCGTCCGCTAAAATTATGGTTTTCGCTATGTTGAGagaaaaaactttaaaagaaTTAAACGTTATATCATTATTTCACAGTACAGTGAAAAATATAATTGTTGATatatcagaaaatgttaaagagcaattgattttaaatattaaaacaagaaGATTTTATGCTTTGCAATTAGATAAGAGCTCAGATATTAGAAATTATGCCAATTTGTTTGCATTTGTTTGCTACGAATGCAACGACGGCATAAACGAGAATTTTCTGTTCTATAAACCTTTGCCTTTGCATACTACAGGTGAAGTATTAGACGACTTTATGTCCACTCATGAAATAACGTGGGATAAATGTGTGACAGTTAGTATGGATGGTGCTCGGGCTATGATCGGTACTGGAACAGAACTTTCGTGGCGCATGAAACAGATTAATCCATCTATTATCTGGCATCAGATTAATCCATCTATTTTTACATTCATAGAGAAGCATTAG